From Danio aesculapii chromosome 18, fDanAes4.1, whole genome shotgun sequence, a single genomic window includes:
- the p2ry2.1 gene encoding P2Y purinoceptor 2 — MATINNTTIANASDAYSCKFDETFKYILLPVSYSLVFVFGLGLNITAMYVILFRTKHWKPNTIYMINLNACDTLYILTLPFLIYYYADENAWPFGELMCKLIRFLFYTNLYGSILFLSCISVHRFIGVCHPVRSLSWMNARRARLISLCIWATMLIFQAPILYFSRMKSDTMVCYDTTSKELFDDFLVYSSVVMLLLFVLPFGVVLVCNAMMVKKLREPGVGDGPMSQKSKQKSVKMIIIVLLAFMLCFLPFHVNRSIYYGFRYMDNQVSCSMLEIASMAYKITRPLASANSCIDPILYFMAGQGFKSSIKRNKSPIARSGKKSPSTSL; from the coding sequence ATGGCCACAATTAACAACACTACCATCGCCAATGCCAGCGATGCATACTCCTGTAAATTCGACGAGACTTTCAAGTATATTCTCCTCCCAGTGAGCTACAGCCTGGTGTTTGTGTTCGGTCTGGGATTGAACATCACCGCCATGTACGTCATATTATTTCGAACCAAACACTGGAAGCCCAACACCATCTACATGATCAATCTCAACGCCTGTGACACTCTCTACATCCTCACGCTTCCGTTTCTCATCTACTACTACGCTGATGAAAACGCATGGCCGTTTGGTGAACTGATGTGTAAATTAATCCGCTTTCTCTTCTACACGAACCTCTACGGAAGCATCCTCTTCCTCAGCTGCATCAGTGTGCACAGATTCATAGGCGTCTGCCATCCGGTGCGATCTTTATCCTGGATGAATGCCCGTCGTGCTCGTTTGATCTCATTGTGCATTTGGGCAACAATGCTCATCTTCCAGGCTCCGATCCTTTATTTCTCCAGGATGAAAAGTGATACGATGGTTTGCTATGACACAACAAGCAAGGAGCTCTTCGATGATTTTCTGGTCTACAGCTCGGTGGTGATGCTCCTGCTTTTTGTCCTGCCGTTTGGGGTCGTGTTGGTCTGCAATGCGATGATGGTGAAGAAACTTCGTGAGCCAGGTGTTGGCGATGGTCCAATGTCACAGAAATCCAAGCAGAAGTCTGTAAAGATGATTATAATTGTGCTTCTGGCGTTCATGCTGTGCTTCTTGCCTTTTCATGTGAACCGCAGTATATACTACGGCTTTCGTTACATGGATAATCAGGTGAGCTGCTCAATGTTGGAGATTGCCAGCATGGCCTATAAGATCACTCGACCCCTGGCCAGCGCCAACAGCTGCATTGACCCCATCCTCTACTTCATGGCAGGACAAGGCTTCAAAAGCAGCATCAAGAGGAATAAATCGCCAATAGCAAGATCTGGAAAGAAATCACCCTCAACCTCTTTATAA